A stretch of the Lineus longissimus chromosome 12, tnLinLong1.2, whole genome shotgun sequence genome encodes the following:
- the LOC135496515 gene encoding uncharacterized protein LOC135496515 codes for MSRDTTELPILEIKKKTILYDKGRRDFKDTTKKKDVWKEIAKRVGLNEKEAETHWKNVKDGLAESRRKSKTKSGYGAKNVKMYKYAKIMDFLVHFKAIDNSDAETQPPEEEEVDFDLNHDTRDDDDDNSEPESPSPPPPRDAQPGTSTPATSVSKQSQKTKCERKRCRDEVDKTLCEYLKNKSSARVKMTTPEKMQQKPFDDLDLFMQSMAGTIRKLPGRQCSEV; via the exons ATGTCGCGGGATACAACCGAGCTACCTATTTtggaaatcaaaaaaaaaacaatactaTACGACAAAGGGCGTCGGGATTTCAAAGACACAACGAAGAAAAAGGATGTGTGGAAAGAAATAGCCAAACGAGTTGGATTAAATG AAAAGGAGGCAGAGACGCACTGGAAGAATGTAAAGGATGGCTTGGCTGAATCTCGTAGGAAATCGAAGACCAAAAGTGGTTATGGAGCCAAAAACGTCAAAATGTACAAGTATGCGAAAATCATGGATTTTTTAGTCCATTTCAAGGCGATCGACA ATTCCGATGCAGAAACTCAGCCTCCGGAGGAAGAAGAGGTTGATTTCGATCTCAACCACGACACAagggatgatgatgacgacaacagtGAGCCAGAATCACCAtcgccaccaccaccacgaGACGCTCAACCAGGCACGAGTACGCCAGCCACTAGTGTTTCCAAACAAAGCCAAAAAACAAAATGCGAAAGAAAACGCTGTCGTGATGAGGTAGACAAGACCCTTTGTGAGTACTTAAAAAACAAGTCAAGTGCTAGAGTAAAAATGACTACTCCAGAGAAAATGCAACAAAAACCTTTCGATGACTTGGATTTGTTCATGCAGTCGATGGCTGGTACAATACGAAAGTTGCCAGGCCGTCAGTGTTCTGAAGTGTAA